The window TACCGCGACGAGCGACGTGTTCGTGTGCGGGAAGTAGGCGAAATCCTGATGCCACGCGAACGTGCCCGCGCCGACCTTCGGGGGCTTGGTCGCCAGCTTCGAGTGCTGGAGTTGGATGTCGGGACCGGTCAACTGGGCGACCCGCTCGACGATCCTTGGATCGGCGGCGAGCGCCTTGAACGCCGCGTGCTTGGCGGTGATCTCAAGCAGGTGGACGACGCGCTCGCGGTAGCCGGACGCTTCGAGTCCGCCGCGCACCGCGTCCGATTCGGCAGCCTCGCGCAGCGCTTCGACCTCATCCGACATCAGGACGCCATCGACGACGATGAAGCCGTCTCGCCAGAAGCGCTCGACTTCGGCGTGAGTGAGCATATACGCCTCCCATGTCACCGGTTGGGCTGATGGCGGAAGGATGCGGAACCTGCGGGCGTGTGTCAACGCCTCCGTTTCAGATGCGCCCAGATGAGGACGTGGCTTGCGAATGGCGGCAGCGAACGGGAGGTAGCCGGCGACCACGTCGGCGAACTGTCCTGCGCAGCGTCATCCGTAAGTCGGCGGACGGTGCCCAGAACGACGTCCATCGCGTAGATGTCGAGATTGCCGCTGCGATCCGAGGTGAAAAGCAGGACCCTGCCATCAGGAGACCACCCGGGCGACTCGTCCCACGAAGGCGCGTTCGTGACGTTGTGCGGATTCTGCCCGTCGGCGTCCATCAGGAAGATGTCCCGGTTGCCGCTGCGGTCTGAACTGAACGCGATCATCGAGCCGTCCGGCGACCATGAGGGCCTGTTGTCAAAATCCGGATGGTTCGTCAGGTTGCGCACGTCCTTCCCGTCGGCAGACATGGCGAACACATCCCAATCGCCGCTGCGGTCCGAACTGAAGGCGATCTGCCGCTCATCTGGCGACCACGACGGGAATCGATCCGACGCGGCGTCGTTGGTGAGATTGCGCGGCTTGCCGCCATCCGCGTCCATCACATAGACCTCGTCGTTCATGTCCCGGAACGAAACGAACGCGATGCGCTTCCCGTCGGGCGACCATGCGGGGCGTGTGTCGGGGCCCAGATGGCGCGTGAGATTGCGCGCGTTCCGTCCATCGGCGTCCATGACGTAGACCTCTCCGTCGCGGTCGCGGAAGGTGACGAAGGCGATCCGCCGTCCGTCAGGCGACCAGGAGGGTTGGACATCGATGTCAGGGTCGCGCGTCAGGTTCTGCGCTCTGGCTCCATCGGGGTCCGTGACGTAGATTTCGGCGTTCCCGTCGCGGTAGGACTCGAATGCGATCTGGGCGCCGAACGCCCTCGGATGTCCGCCAGCAACGCCGAGGGTGGCGAGCAGGATGGGCAGTGCTCCGCACCGCAGGCTCTCGTGAGGCATGGGTTGCTCCTGAGTGCTGCGGCGGACACCGTGCCTCCGACAATACAGCCGTCGATGGCTCCTGTCAAACTCGCGGGACGCCCTGCGCGTTCTGGCGGGTATGCCGCGCGGTTCCCGACCGCGAAGATATGGCGTATGCTCTAGGTGACAGGTCGGCGGCTCGCCGCCGTTCAGGATAGGAGGGTTCCACAATGTCCATGCGACGATTGGTATGCCGTTCCCCGTGGGCTGCGCGAGCGCTCGTACTGGCGCTCATGCTTCCTGTGCTCCTCGTTTCGTGTCGATCCGACCCGACATCCAACGCGATACGGCATCTAGGCAGCGGATCGGTCGAAGAGCGAGTCGCCGCTGCGCAGGTGCTTCTGCAGCAACCAGGTGACCGCGGCGAACAAGCTCTCATCAAGGCGCTGGAGTCGACCGACGCGTCCTCGGCGTCGGTGCGACGCGTCATCGCTGAGGGCATCGCGAAGTGGGGCAGGCCCGAGCCTGCCAAAGCCGCCGTCGCCGCGATGGAACGCGACCTCGCGTCCGAGGACGCCGAAGTGCGGCGTGGAGCCGTGCAGGTTCTCGCCCAGATCGACAGTCCCGAGTCCACTACCGCGCTTGTCGCAGCCCTTCGCACGCCGCAACCTGTGATGCGGGAAATGGCGACGAAGGCGCTCACATCGCGTGGGGCGGCGCTCGAGGGCGGTGACCGTCTACGGCTCCTGCTGATCCAAGAGAACGTCGCGCAAGTCGTCGCTGCGGGGCGCGATGCGCTGCCCGATCTGACGGCGATGCTCACGGAGGACCCGGCGCTCCGCGCGGCGGCGGCGACGGCGATCGGGCTCATCGGCGAGCCGAGCAGCCGGGCCCAGGCATACGACGCCGTGCTCGGCGATCTGGCTTCCGAGGATGCAGCGACGCGAGCCCGCGCCGTGGATGCCCTCGGAGCCTTGGGGAACGCCGAAGCCCTGACGCGTATCCAGAACCTCGCCGCGAACGACACCGACTCGGGCGTTCGTGCTGCCGCCAGCATCGCGACCTACGTGCTGCAGAAGGACATCGTCTCGCTGATCAGCGCGCTCCGCGACCCGAATCCTCAGCTTCAAAGCATCGCCATTCGCGGGATCCGCAACGTCTCGCCACCGGATCGCAAGGCTGCGGTTCTGCCGCTGGTGTCGCTCCTGCGCTCGACGACCAACCCCCGGCTCGCCGCCGAGGTCATCTCGACGCTGGACAGCGCGGGCGCGCAGTCGACGAAGCCCATCCTAGATGCGTTGGGCTCCGAGCCGGAATGGCAGCTTCGGAAGCGGCTCGCGCAGGCGCTGGCTCAACCGGGCGTGCTGGTCGGCATGAACCCGGCGCTCGAAGTGACGCTCTACAACCTGTATGAGAAGGAACCGAACGCCGATGTGAAGCCGGATTTGGCGGCGATCCTGCGGGCGCTGGAAGGTCGATGAGCCG is drawn from Candidatus Poribacteria bacterium and contains these coding sequences:
- a CDS encoding phytanoyl-CoA dioxygenase family protein — translated: MLTHAEVERFWRDGFIVVDGVLMSDEVEALREAAESDAVRGGLEASGYRERVVHLLEITAKHAAFKALAADPRIVERVAQLTGPDIQLQHSKLATKPPKVGAGTFAWHQDFAYFPHTNTSLVAV